CCGCGTTTTGTCCAACAGGGAGGCGGACTGACGGTACTGGATACGGTGGAAGGCAGCGTTGCCCGGCGCATGGGACTGCAGCCGGGGGATATTTTGCTGCGGTTTGGCGAAATTCCGCTGCAGGGTCCTTATGATCTGGAAAACGCCATTGCCTGGTCCACCCTTGATTTTACCCTGGAATGGCGCCGGGGCGAAGCGCTGCTGCGGCAGCGGGCCAGGTTCGCCGGCGAGCGCCGCCTGGGAATTATCCTGGCCCCCTTTGGCCATGAGGAAAACTATATAGAAGTGGTCCAGGGATCTTTTGGGTTGTTTCACTGGCTGAAGCGCCTGTTTCGCCGGTAAGAAGCACTTCCTCCCCTTATGCCCTCTTGTCAAAGAGGAATGTCGCCAGAGGACAGGAGGATTCACCGGGTACTATAGAATTCCGGACAGGAAGACAATGAGGTGATATACGTGGCAATGGTTCCAAAACTCCAGACACTGTACCATGAAGGCGGTGTTCCATTTAAGGTGGAGGCTCCGTTTGAAGCTACCGGCGATCAGCCCCGGGCGGTGGAAAAACTGGCAGCCGGGATCAGGGCGGGGGAATGGGCTCAGGCGCTTCTGGGCGCCACCGGCACCGGCAAGACCTTTACTATCGCCAAAGTTATTGAGGCGGTGCAGAAGCCAACTCTGGTAATCGCCCACAATAAAACCCTGGCGGCTCAATTAGCCAGCGAGTTCAAAGAGTTTTTTCCCAACAACGCCGTGGAATACTTTGTCAGTTATTACGACTACTACCAGCCTGAGGCCTATATTGCCCATACCGATACCTATATTGAAAAAGACGCCTCTATCAACGATGAAATCGACAAACTGCGCCATTCGGCCACCAGTTCCCTGTTTGAACGGCGGGACACCATCATCGTGGCCAGCGTGTCCTGCATCTACGGCCTGGGCTCGCCGGAAGACTACTATAATCTGGTCTTGTCCCTGCGTCAGGGCCAGATCAAGGACCGGGACGAGATCCTGCGCAAGCTGGTGGATATTCAATATGAACGCAATGATGTGAACTTTACCCGGGGTAAATTCCGGGTGAAGGGTGAAGTCGTCGAGATCTTCCCGGCCGGCTACGGAGAACGGGCGGTCCGGGTGGAAATGTTCGGCGATGAAATCGAGCGCATCATGGAGATCGACACCCTAACCGGCGAGATACTGTGCGAACGTAAGCACGCCGCCATTTATCCGGCCTCCCACTATGTCACCTCCCGGGAAAACCTGGAGCGGGCCATGGCCGATGTCGAAGTCGAACTCACCGAGCGCCTGGCCTGGCTGCGGGCCAATAACAAACTGTTAGAAGCCCAGCGCTTGGAGCAGCGCACCCGCTACGACCTGGAAATGATGAATGAAATGGGTTACTGCAGCGGCATCGAGAACTACTCCCGCCACTTGACCGGACGCAAGCCCGGCGAGTCGCCGTATACACTGGTAGACTATTTTCCCGATGATTTTTTGATCGTGGTTGACGAATCCCATGTGACCCTGCCTCAGCTTCGGGGAATGTACGCTGGCGACCGTTCCCGCAAGGAGAGCCTGGTGGAACACGGTTTTCGCCTGCCGTCGGCTTTTGACAACCGGCCTCTGACCTTTGACGAGTTTGTGGAGCGGATCAATCAGATCGTCTATGTCTCGGCCACGCCGTCGGCATACGAAATGAAGGCCAGCACCCAGGTGGCTGAACAGGTCATCCGCCCCACCGGCCTGGTGGACCCGGAAATTGAAGTCCGGCCTATCAAAGGCCAGATGGATGACCTGTTAGGCGAAATTAAACTCAGAGCAGCCAATCAGGAGAGGGTCCTGGTTACCACCCTCACTAAGAAAATGGCCGAAGACCTGACCGAATATTTCAAGGAAATGGGCATCAAGGTCCGTTACCTGCACTCTGAGATCGTGACTATTGAGCGGGTGGAGATCCTTCGGGACCTGCGGGCAGGAGTGTTCGACGTGCTGGTCGGAATCAACCTGCTGCGGGAAGGCCTGGATCTGCCGGAAGTCTCCCTGGTGGCCATCCTGGACGCCGATAAGGAAGGCTTTCTGCGTTCTGAAACCTCCCTGATCCAGACCATCGGCCGGGCGGCTCGCAATGCCTCAGGCAGAGTCATCATGTACGCTGATACCATCACCGATTCCATGCGCCGGGCCATTGACGAAACCGACCGCCGCCGCGCTATCCAGCAGGAATACAACAAACAGCACGGCATCACCCCACAGACCATCCACAAACGGGTCAAAGAACTGATCGAAACCACCCGTGTCGCCGAATCTCCCGCCCTTTACCGCACCGACCGCCTGGACGGCATGACCCATGCCGACGCCTCGGACCTAGTGGCCAGCCTGGAACAGGAAATGCGCCGGGCATCCAAAGAACTGGCCTTTGAGCGGGCCGCCGAACTGCGGGATATGATCATCGAACTGCGGGAGAAATTCAAGCTGACGGCAGGCGATAAAAAATCCCCGGCAACTCGCAAGAAAAGCGGGGGAGATAAAGCCAAACGGAGCAGTGGCAAAGAACGCTAACGAAAAACACTCAAAATAGGGGAGAGGGTGTACCATAGCAGGTACACCCTCTTTTAGGCCTGGAGATGGATCTGAAAGGAAAGCATATTCGAAATTAATTAGGGGAGTTATCAACAATAACTCGGATCATTATTCAGAACTCTTTCTCAGTGATTGTACCGGAAACGGTACAATCACTTTTTATTAGGGGATTAGGATGTCATCTTATCAGTACCTTAGATTAAAAATCGATTGTGAGTAATGGGCTATAAACGCCGAGAATGAGTGTAGCATTAACGCAATTGCAGAATGTTGGCACGTATCTTGCAACATATGTAAAGAAATTCCCCTGTGAAAATGGAGTTAGGAGGCTGATTCAATGGGTAATGGACAAAAGTTCTACGGCTGGAAGCTGGTAGGGGTCTTATGGACATTATATTTATTGAATATGGGATTCCCGCTCTATGGCGGCACGGTGATTAACTCCTTCATGCTGAAAGAAATCCCCATGGACCGGGCGACTTTCGGATTAGGCTTTTCGCTGCTGAATCTTTGTGTCGGTCTGTCGGCCATTCTGGTTGGTATGACAATCACCTGGTGGGGGGTTAGAAAGACCTTCATGCTGGGATCGGCGGTCTTGGTTATCGCTACCTTATGGCTCTCGCAGGTGGCATCTCAACCCTGGCACTATCTAGTCGGCTTCGGCATCCTGGTTGGGTCCGGTATCGGCATGAGCACGATTGTCGCTCTGTCAACAGCGATTACGCGCTGGTTTGTCCAGTTTCGGGGCAGAGCGATGGCTGCAGCCATGACGGCTTCAGGCTTCGCCGGATTTATCGGCGCACCGGCAATGAATGCGCTGATTTCATCCACTGGCGGCAATTGGCGTCTGGCTTGGATGGTTGTTGCCGGTATCGCTGTTATCAGCGGAGTGTTTGCATTCCTGTTCGTAAAAGAGCATCCGCTGGACTTAGGACAAATCCCCGACGGAAAAGAACCGGATGCAGCGGCCAAAGCGGTTTCCCGGGTTAATGCTTTAGTTACCGACTATGCCTGGACGCCGGCGGAAGTATATAAAAACTATACATACTGGCTGGCTGTGCTGGCGGCGGCCGCCAGTCAATGGCCGTTTTTCTTCTTTACCGCCCATTGGATTATGCATCTGAGAGGGGCCGGTATTATTCCTGCCGATGCAGCCTTTGCCATGGGCCTGTTTACCATGGGCGGTATTGCCGGACGGCTGGCCGCAGGCTGGCTAATGGACAAAATGGCAGCCCGCTATGTCATGATGCTGGGGATTTGCTGCTACTTCATGGGATCCTATCTTGCCGTTCAGGTCAGCCCAAACATGTTGA
The Acetonema longum DSM 6540 DNA segment above includes these coding regions:
- a CDS encoding MFS transporter; this encodes MGNGQKFYGWKLVGVLWTLYLLNMGFPLYGGTVINSFMLKEIPMDRATFGLGFSLLNLCVGLSAILVGMTITWWGVRKTFMLGSAVLVIATLWLSQVASQPWHYLVGFGILVGSGIGMSTIVALSTAITRWFVQFRGRAMAAAMTASGFAGFIGAPAMNALISSTGGNWRLAWMVVAGIAVISGVFAFLFVKEHPLDLGQIPDGKEPDAAAKAVSRVNALVTDYAWTPAEVYKNYTYWLAVLAAAASQWPFFFFTAHWIMHLRGAGIIPADAAFAMGLFTMGGIAGRLAAGWLMDKMAARYVMMLGICCYFMGSYLAVQVSPNMLIAAYIAAICYGAGFGWSFVAQNTMLGHFFGPAAFPKINGTLQAVSAVVVSASGMVGGILFDMFQSYTPAFQLNAAICLVGIILLIFTTMPKASAGKDTSLNA